Proteins from one Mytilus galloprovincialis chromosome 11, xbMytGall1.hap1.1, whole genome shotgun sequence genomic window:
- the LOC143052102 gene encoding endoglucanase E-4-like isoform X1: protein MLSYSVCGISYDRKNKMLIRWFCLLSIIVGVLDATPMVQVTDKGNGLFKGHFIFNLTEDLVGWKMQIDFSKAVTGLTSSVGLEFVKDSSNETVHYIVNKDHTGIQTTKHQFDIMVEGKTKDGSVPSAQAILQNMGHDTYNVPTPPNNDGTKYNYDEVLMKSIMFYRAQRSGKLPANNKIPWRGDSALNDRGQNGEDLTGGWYDAGDHVKFGFPQASAVTLLTWGLLQYKDAYKASGQLDDMYDCIRWPLEWLLKCHTGPNELYIQVGDGNLDHNFWGRPEDMTMARPSFKVTSDKPGSDVAGEYAAAMAVASMVFKDKDPAFSAKLLNHSKQIYTFGKTYPGIYSQSVKEAGPFYGSDEYKDEMAVGAAMLYLATNNTQYLTDAETYHQHGNQWGQSWGSKFTASMVLLYQITKKDVYKQDIETTFTNWLPGATGPNAVPYTPKGLAFRTKWGSLRHTANNAFMALLAAEAGINPTKYRNWAKSQIGYILGDTGRSYVVGFGVNPPSHEHHRAASCPLIPASCSHDFYEMKYSNPHVLYGAIVGGPGPNDEYDDVRSDYVRNEVAVDYNAGFQGAVAGLKSLHLRNILD from the exons aaaaaataagaTGCTGATTCGCTGGTTTTGTCTTCTGTCTATCATAGTTGGTGTACTTGATGCAACTCCTATGGTTCAAGTGACAGATAAAGGCAACGGACTATTCAAGGGTCACTTCATATTCAACCTAACTGAAGATTTAGTCGGATGGAAAATGCAGATAGACTTTTCCAAAGCAGTTACGGGACTCACG tcTTCAGTCGGCCTGGAATTTGTAAAAGATTCGAGCAATGAAACAGTTCATTATATTGTTAACAAAGATCACACTGGCATTCAGACGACTAAACACCAGTTTGATATTATGGTAGAAGGAAAAACAAAGGACGGAAGTGTTCCATCTGCGCAAGCAATTTTGCAAAACATGGGGCACGACACTTACAATGTACCAACACCACCAAATA ACGATGGTACAAAATACAATTACGATGAAGTCCTAATGAAATCTATTATGTTCTATCGTGCGCAACGGTCCGGCAAACTACCTGCTAATAATAAAATACCGTGGAGAGGAGACTCAGCACTGAATGACAGGGGACAAAACGGAGAGGATTTAACAGGCGGATGGTATGATG CTGGTGATCATGTAAAATTTGGATTTCCACAAGCCAGTGCTGTTACTTTACTGACCTGGGGTCTCCTACAATACAAAGACGCATACAAAGCAAGCGGACAATTGGATGACATGTATGACTGTATTCGTTGGCCACTAGAATGGTTACTCAAATGTCATACAGGACCAAATGAACTTTATATTCAG GTAGGAGATGGCAATCTAGATCACAATTTCTGGGGAAGACCAGAAGACATGACAATGGCGAGACCATCATTTAAAGTGACATCTGATAAACCAGGAAGTGACGTAGCTGGGGAATACGCAGCCGCAATGGCTGTTGCATCAATGGTGTTTAAAGATAAAG ATCCAGCGTTTTCTGCCAAGCTTTTAAATCATTCCAAGCAGATCTACACTTTTGGAAAGACTTATCCAGGAATATACAGTCAAAGTGTAAAGGAAGCTGGCCCCTTCTACGG atcagATGAATATAAAGATGAAATGGCAGTTGGAGCAGCCATGTTATACTTAGCAACAAATAACACTCAATACTTGACCGATGCCGAAACTTATCATCAACACGGAAATCAGTGGGGCCAATCATGGGGAAGCAAGTTTACTGCCTCAATG GTTTTGCTATACCAGATTACCAAGAAAGATGTTTACAAACAAGACATTGAAACTACATTCACTAATTGGTTACCTGGGGCGACAGGTCCCAATGCAGTTCCCTACACACCAAAAGGCCTGGCATTCCGAACTAAATGGGGTTCTCTAAGACATACTG CAAATAATGCTTTTATGGCACTTCTTGCGGCTGAAGCTGGAATAAACCCCACAAAATATCGAAACTGGGCTAAAAGTCAAATAGGTTATATCCTAGGTGATACTGGAAGGAGTTATGTTGTAGGGTTTGGTGTTAACCCTCCATCACATGAACATCATAGAGCAGC cTCGTGTCCGCTTATTCCAGCCTCATGTTCACATGATTTTTATGAAATGAAGTATTCGAATCCACACGTCTTGTATGGGGCAATAGTTGGAGGTCCGGGACCAAATGACGAATACGATGACGTACGTTCGGACTATGTTCGGAACGAAGTTGCTGTTGATTATAATGCTGGTTTTCAGGGCGCCGTTGCAG GTCTGAAGTCACTCCACCTTAGAAACATTCTAGATTGA
- the LOC143052102 gene encoding endoglucanase E-4-like isoform X2 has protein sequence MLIRWFCLLSIIVGVLDATPMVQVTDKGNGLFKGHFIFNLTEDLVGWKMQIDFSKAVTGLTSSVGLEFVKDSSNETVHYIVNKDHTGIQTTKHQFDIMVEGKTKDGSVPSAQAILQNMGHDTYNVPTPPNNDGTKYNYDEVLMKSIMFYRAQRSGKLPANNKIPWRGDSALNDRGQNGEDLTGGWYDAGDHVKFGFPQASAVTLLTWGLLQYKDAYKASGQLDDMYDCIRWPLEWLLKCHTGPNELYIQVGDGNLDHNFWGRPEDMTMARPSFKVTSDKPGSDVAGEYAAAMAVASMVFKDKDPAFSAKLLNHSKQIYTFGKTYPGIYSQSVKEAGPFYGSDEYKDEMAVGAAMLYLATNNTQYLTDAETYHQHGNQWGQSWGSKFTASMVLLYQITKKDVYKQDIETTFTNWLPGATGPNAVPYTPKGLAFRTKWGSLRHTANNAFMALLAAEAGINPTKYRNWAKSQIGYILGDTGRSYVVGFGVNPPSHEHHRAASCPLIPASCSHDFYEMKYSNPHVLYGAIVGGPGPNDEYDDVRSDYVRNEVAVDYNAGFQGAVAGLKSLHLRNILD, from the exons aTGCTGATTCGCTGGTTTTGTCTTCTGTCTATCATAGTTGGTGTACTTGATGCAACTCCTATGGTTCAAGTGACAGATAAAGGCAACGGACTATTCAAGGGTCACTTCATATTCAACCTAACTGAAGATTTAGTCGGATGGAAAATGCAGATAGACTTTTCCAAAGCAGTTACGGGACTCACG tcTTCAGTCGGCCTGGAATTTGTAAAAGATTCGAGCAATGAAACAGTTCATTATATTGTTAACAAAGATCACACTGGCATTCAGACGACTAAACACCAGTTTGATATTATGGTAGAAGGAAAAACAAAGGACGGAAGTGTTCCATCTGCGCAAGCAATTTTGCAAAACATGGGGCACGACACTTACAATGTACCAACACCACCAAATA ACGATGGTACAAAATACAATTACGATGAAGTCCTAATGAAATCTATTATGTTCTATCGTGCGCAACGGTCCGGCAAACTACCTGCTAATAATAAAATACCGTGGAGAGGAGACTCAGCACTGAATGACAGGGGACAAAACGGAGAGGATTTAACAGGCGGATGGTATGATG CTGGTGATCATGTAAAATTTGGATTTCCACAAGCCAGTGCTGTTACTTTACTGACCTGGGGTCTCCTACAATACAAAGACGCATACAAAGCAAGCGGACAATTGGATGACATGTATGACTGTATTCGTTGGCCACTAGAATGGTTACTCAAATGTCATACAGGACCAAATGAACTTTATATTCAG GTAGGAGATGGCAATCTAGATCACAATTTCTGGGGAAGACCAGAAGACATGACAATGGCGAGACCATCATTTAAAGTGACATCTGATAAACCAGGAAGTGACGTAGCTGGGGAATACGCAGCCGCAATGGCTGTTGCATCAATGGTGTTTAAAGATAAAG ATCCAGCGTTTTCTGCCAAGCTTTTAAATCATTCCAAGCAGATCTACACTTTTGGAAAGACTTATCCAGGAATATACAGTCAAAGTGTAAAGGAAGCTGGCCCCTTCTACGG atcagATGAATATAAAGATGAAATGGCAGTTGGAGCAGCCATGTTATACTTAGCAACAAATAACACTCAATACTTGACCGATGCCGAAACTTATCATCAACACGGAAATCAGTGGGGCCAATCATGGGGAAGCAAGTTTACTGCCTCAATG GTTTTGCTATACCAGATTACCAAGAAAGATGTTTACAAACAAGACATTGAAACTACATTCACTAATTGGTTACCTGGGGCGACAGGTCCCAATGCAGTTCCCTACACACCAAAAGGCCTGGCATTCCGAACTAAATGGGGTTCTCTAAGACATACTG CAAATAATGCTTTTATGGCACTTCTTGCGGCTGAAGCTGGAATAAACCCCACAAAATATCGAAACTGGGCTAAAAGTCAAATAGGTTATATCCTAGGTGATACTGGAAGGAGTTATGTTGTAGGGTTTGGTGTTAACCCTCCATCACATGAACATCATAGAGCAGC cTCGTGTCCGCTTATTCCAGCCTCATGTTCACATGATTTTTATGAAATGAAGTATTCGAATCCACACGTCTTGTATGGGGCAATAGTTGGAGGTCCGGGACCAAATGACGAATACGATGACGTACGTTCGGACTATGTTCGGAACGAAGTTGCTGTTGATTATAATGCTGGTTTTCAGGGCGCCGTTGCAG GTCTGAAGTCACTCCACCTTAGAAACATTCTAGATTGA